From one Trueperaceae bacterium genomic stretch:
- a CDS encoding UvrD-helicase domain-containing protein, whose amino-acid sequence MRVRVASAGTGKTTSLVRRYLELVGDGTPLRRIAGVTFTRSAAAELRARVADGLQEVLERGSFLGGLYAPAGGLEPFEAARRELGGALLKTIHGFMIAGLRLSAPLLSLDPRFAMVTEPDAKAEFAEELDSLRLVARDPDHPLHRALLVAGAHAAKLPVEVFARRSLAAELVFDPDPLSQAVGALYRAAYARLLERYAGRRLGPGEVERAALRMLEHPAARERLVRRYPVVLVDEFQDVNPLQGEFFARLEDAGARVEVVGDPKQSIYLFRNADVNVFRRALAAARASSDVLPPLTESRRHSRAIVAVLNRLTTRLARVGKGFVEGEAPEVVAAGPQAEVPGSVELGVVVGEGSLDGLRSAERELLASRLVALHEERRVPFSRMAVLARTHGQLAKVQAALRARGVPTAYGKRGLFRRQELLDVRYALEVGAGGGRDALAPFLRGPLCELSLAEVREVLGAPDPFAALGAVRPEALAVVEELRRVALAPPLAALKTVLRDGLAGRPPLVARMSRAARANVDAMLFAVAAHEPADLGRLIDLLDDLARRSEEEEVPVESGGVRLLTVHSSKGLEFDVVAVYDASKTRRRRTPEVVVDPATGRAALLAAVPDAAARASWARREDQEDHRLLYVALSRARDHLLVTGSKVKGRAPRGWLATLLSLGLEREPPAPHVSVVTHEPGRFPGRVAAAVAPAPAVAPSTWAGRRFPHHRHAPLSSPSRLVDMLLHAGEDGGDPGRPRGDVPTPGAPVPVELEDGGEPLTRYEAHGLGDGLPPAAADYGEDGAAPLPDDGGHPGLYLDLPGRGRVVGTLVHFAISQDWAPDPARLESLRAHEVMFPYAPEQQDDVLREVAELLAGYRELLGGALPALEEREVDRAELPLAYPGSSTVWEGVIDRLYRVAGEWWIDDYKTDRRVRPERYHVQLGLYRHAVAGAVGAAPRTRLVYLRSRRVVELGARELDAALRASGVLGSG is encoded by the coding sequence GTGAGGGTCAGGGTCGCCTCGGCCGGCACCGGCAAGACGACGAGCCTCGTGAGGCGCTACCTCGAGCTCGTCGGCGACGGCACGCCCCTGCGGCGCATCGCCGGCGTCACCTTCACGAGGTCGGCCGCGGCCGAGCTGCGCGCCCGCGTCGCCGACGGCCTCCAGGAGGTGCTCGAGCGCGGCTCCTTCCTGGGCGGCCTCTACGCGCCCGCCGGCGGGCTCGAGCCGTTCGAGGCCGCCCGCCGCGAGCTCGGCGGGGCGCTCCTCAAGACGATCCACGGCTTCATGATCGCGGGGCTGAGGCTCTCGGCGCCGCTCCTCTCGCTCGACCCGCGCTTCGCGATGGTCACCGAGCCCGACGCGAAGGCGGAGTTCGCGGAGGAGCTCGACTCGCTGAGGCTCGTGGCGCGGGACCCGGACCACCCGCTACACCGGGCGCTGCTCGTCGCCGGCGCGCACGCGGCCAAGCTGCCGGTGGAGGTCTTCGCGCGGCGCTCGCTCGCCGCCGAGCTGGTCTTCGACCCCGACCCGCTGTCCCAGGCCGTGGGGGCGCTATACCGCGCGGCGTACGCGCGGCTGCTCGAGCGCTACGCGGGCCGGCGCCTCGGCCCCGGGGAGGTGGAGCGCGCGGCGCTGCGCATGCTCGAGCACCCGGCCGCACGCGAGCGCCTGGTGCGCCGCTACCCGGTGGTGCTCGTCGACGAGTTCCAGGACGTCAACCCGCTGCAGGGCGAGTTCTTCGCGCGGCTCGAGGACGCCGGGGCGCGCGTGGAGGTCGTCGGCGACCCCAAGCAGTCGATCTACCTCTTCCGCAACGCCGACGTGAACGTGTTCCGCCGCGCCCTGGCCGCGGCCAGGGCCAGCAGCGACGTGCTGCCGCCGCTCACCGAGTCGCGGCGCCACTCGCGCGCGATCGTGGCCGTGCTCAACCGCCTCACGACGCGCCTGGCGCGGGTCGGCAAGGGGTTCGTGGAGGGCGAGGCGCCCGAGGTGGTCGCGGCCGGCCCGCAGGCCGAGGTGCCCGGCTCCGTGGAGCTCGGGGTCGTGGTGGGGGAGGGCAGCCTCGACGGCCTGAGGTCTGCGGAGCGCGAGCTGCTGGCTTCCCGGCTCGTCGCGCTGCACGAGGAGCGCCGCGTGCCGTTCTCGCGCATGGCCGTCCTGGCGCGCACCCACGGCCAGCTCGCCAAGGTGCAGGCGGCGCTGAGGGCGAGGGGCGTGCCCACCGCCTACGGGAAGCGCGGCCTGTTCCGGCGCCAGGAGCTGCTCGACGTGCGCTACGCGCTGGAGGTCGGCGCGGGAGGCGGGCGCGACGCGCTCGCGCCGTTCCTCCGCGGGCCCCTGTGCGAGCTGAGCCTCGCCGAGGTCAGGGAGGTCTTGGGCGCGCCGGACCCGTTCGCGGCGCTGGGGGCCGTCAGGCCGGAGGCCCTCGCGGTCGTGGAGGAGCTGCGTCGCGTCGCCCTGGCGCCGCCTCTAGCCGCCCTCAAGACGGTGCTGCGCGACGGCCTGGCCGGGCGGCCTCCGCTCGTCGCGCGGATGTCGCGCGCGGCGCGGGCCAACGTCGACGCCATGCTCTTCGCCGTCGCCGCTCACGAGCCCGCGGACCTCGGCCGGCTCATCGACCTGCTGGACGACCTCGCGCGGCGCTCCGAGGAGGAGGAGGTGCCGGTGGAGTCGGGCGGGGTGAGGCTCCTGACCGTGCACTCCTCGAAGGGTCTGGAGTTCGACGTCGTCGCCGTCTACGACGCCTCCAAGACCCGCCGCCGGCGGACGCCCGAGGTCGTCGTCGACCCGGCCACGGGCAGGGCGGCGCTCCTCGCGGCCGTGCCGGACGCCGCGGCGAGGGCGTCCTGGGCCCGGCGCGAGGACCAGGAGGACCACCGGCTGCTCTACGTGGCGCTGTCGCGCGCCCGCGACCACCTGCTCGTCACGGGGTCGAAGGTGAAGGGCCGCGCCCCGCGGGGCTGGCTGGCCACGCTCCTCTCGCTTGGCCTGGAGCGCGAGCCGCCGGCGCCCCACGTGAGCGTCGTCACCCACGAGCCGGGCCGCTTCCCCGGCCGCGTCGCCGCCGCGGTGGCGCCGGCGCCGGCCGTGGCGCCCTCGACGTGGGCCGGGAGGCGCTTCCCGCACCACCGCCACGCGCCGCTGTCGAGCCCGTCGCGGCTCGTCGACATGCTCCTGCACGCAGGGGAGGACGGCGGCGATCCGGGCCGGCCGCGTGGGGACGTGCCGACGCCGGGCGCGCCGGTGCCCGTTGAGCTCGAGGACGGCGGCGAGCCCCTGACCCGCTACGAGGCGCACGGCCTCGGCGACGGGCTGCCGCCGGCCGCCGCCGACTACGGCGAGGACGGCGCCGCGCCGCTGCCGGATGACGGCGGTCACCCGGGCCTCTACCTCGACCTGCCCGGCCGCGGTCGCGTCGTGGGCACGCTCGTGCACTTCGCGATCAGCCAGGACTGGGCGCCGGACCCCGCCCGCCTGGAGAGCCTGAGGGCGCACGAGGTCATGTTCCCCTACGCCCCCGAGCAGCAGGACGACGTCCTGCGCGAGGTCGCCGAGCTCCTCGCCGGCTACCGCGAGCTGCTGGGCGGGGCGCTGCCGGCCCTCGAGGAGCGTGAGGTCGACCGCGCCGAGCTGCCGCTCGCCTACCCGGGCAGCTCCACGGTGTGGGAGGGCGTGATCGACAGGCTCTACCGCGTGGCCGGCGAGTGGTGGATCGACGACTACAAGACGGACCGTCGCGTGCGTCCCGAGCGCTACCACGTGCAGCTCGGGCTCTACCGGCACGCGGTCGCCGGCGCCGTCGGCGCCGCGCCGCGCACGCGCCTCGTCTACCTGCGCTCGCGGCGCGTGGTGGAGCTGGGAGCCCGAGAGCTCGACGCCGCGCTGAGGGCTTCGGGGGTCCTCGGGTCTGGCTGA
- a CDS encoding thioredoxin domain-containing protein, whose translation MANRLAGEISPYLRQHADDPVDWYPWGEEAFAAARGTGRPVLLSSGYAACHWCHVMARESFRDPEVAELLNGSFVCVKVDREERPDVDDYYMTAVQALTGSGGWPLTVFLTPAGEPFHGGTYFPPHDRHGLPSFTRVLRAVLAAWRDRRADVEAAAASLAEQIARLGGRVAAAEGLGLPSPADDAAAETVADATSRAVEALLDQEDRVHGAFGDPRGGPKFPPHAALALLLEAGDERGLAAACRALDAMAAGGLHDHLGGGFFRYAVDPAWRVPHFEKMLYDNALLLGSYARAFGATGEERYRAAALGIVAWLEREMMTRPAAGQVAFYSALDADSEGEEGRYYAWTEDEFRAALGDGELFGLMARRYGVDPSGDFEGGNVLRLAASVESLAREAGLSADEVAARLRRGDELLRARREGRVRPATDDKVLTSWNGLLLSALAAAGTHLREPRLHELGLALARFLVARRNAEGELTHAWRAGESRVTGLLEDHAYLGCGLLDLYLATLRPELLAHALALAREVEERFADPEGGGWFDASAGAGGAPARLKGHADGATPSRYAAAARLAWWAGRYLSDRALQDRALDALWPLLPAAASAPQAFATALVSLREMTGGSREVVVVGAREDPAVAAALAAVREAGRGDEALLLLDPADEAGGRHPLAGLPLAEERYPPKAPLTVYVCRAGACDLPVHDPAAVRRAMLAA comes from the coding sequence ATGGCGAACCGCTTGGCGGGGGAGATCAGCCCCTACCTCAGGCAGCACGCCGACGACCCCGTGGACTGGTACCCCTGGGGCGAGGAGGCGTTCGCCGCCGCGCGCGGCACCGGCCGGCCCGTGCTGCTCTCCTCCGGTTACGCGGCCTGCCACTGGTGCCACGTGATGGCGCGGGAGTCGTTCCGCGACCCCGAGGTGGCGGAGCTGCTCAACGGCTCTTTCGTCTGCGTCAAGGTCGACAGGGAGGAGCGCCCCGACGTCGACGACTACTACATGACCGCCGTCCAGGCGCTGACGGGCTCGGGCGGCTGGCCGCTCACCGTGTTCCTCACGCCCGCCGGCGAGCCGTTCCACGGGGGCACCTACTTCCCGCCCCACGACAGGCACGGCCTGCCGAGCTTCACGCGCGTGCTGCGCGCGGTGCTGGCCGCCTGGCGCGACCGTCGCGCCGACGTCGAGGCGGCCGCCGCCTCGCTGGCCGAACAGATCGCGCGGCTCGGGGGGCGCGTGGCAGCCGCCGAGGGGCTCGGCCTGCCGAGCCCCGCCGATGACGCCGCGGCCGAGACCGTCGCCGACGCGACCTCTCGCGCCGTGGAGGCGCTCCTGGACCAGGAGGACCGCGTGCACGGGGCCTTCGGCGACCCGCGCGGCGGGCCCAAGTTCCCGCCCCACGCCGCGCTCGCGCTGCTGCTCGAGGCCGGCGACGAGCGCGGGCTCGCGGCGGCCTGCCGGGCGCTCGACGCCATGGCCGCCGGCGGCCTGCACGACCACCTGGGCGGCGGCTTCTTCCGCTACGCCGTCGACCCCGCCTGGCGGGTGCCGCACTTCGAGAAGATGCTCTACGACAACGCCCTCCTGCTGGGGTCTTACGCGCGCGCCTTCGGCGCCACCGGCGAGGAGCGCTACCGCGCGGCGGCGCTGGGCATCGTCGCCTGGCTGGAGCGGGAGATGATGACGCGTCCGGCCGCGGGCCAGGTGGCGTTCTACTCGGCCCTCGACGCCGACTCGGAGGGCGAGGAGGGCCGCTACTACGCCTGGACCGAGGACGAGTTCCGCGCGGCGCTGGGGGACGGCGAGCTCTTCGGCCTCATGGCCCGCCGCTACGGGGTGGACCCGTCCGGCGACTTCGAGGGCGGCAACGTGCTGCGCCTGGCCGCGAGCGTGGAGTCGCTCGCTCGCGAGGCGGGGCTCTCGGCGGACGAGGTCGCGGCGCGCCTGCGCCGCGGCGACGAGCTGCTGAGGGCGCGCCGCGAGGGCCGCGTCAGGCCCGCCACCGACGACAAGGTGCTGACGTCGTGGAACGGCCTGCTGCTCTCGGCGCTGGCGGCGGCCGGCACGCACCTGCGGGAGCCGCGCCTCCACGAGCTCGGCCTCGCGCTGGCGCGCTTCCTCGTGGCGCGACGGAACGCGGAGGGAGAGCTGACGCACGCGTGGCGCGCGGGCGAGTCGCGCGTCACGGGTCTCCTCGAGGACCACGCCTACCTGGGCTGCGGGCTCCTCGACCTCTACCTGGCCACGCTGCGCCCCGAGCTGCTCGCCCACGCCCTCGCGCTGGCGCGCGAGGTCGAGGAGCGCTTCGCGGACCCGGAGGGCGGCGGGTGGTTCGACGCGTCCGCCGGCGCCGGCGGTGCGCCCGCGCGCCTGAAGGGCCACGCCGACGGCGCCACGCCCAGCCGTTACGCCGCCGCGGCGCGCCTGGCCTGGTGGGCCGGACGCTACCTGTCCGACCGCGCGCTGCAGGACCGCGCGCTGGATGCGCTCTGGCCGCTGCTGCCGGCCGCCGCGTCGGCGCCGCAGGCGTTCGCGACGGCGCTGGTCAGCCTCCGCGAGATGACCGGCGGCTCCCGCGAGGTCGTGGTCGTGGGCGCGCGCGAGGACCCCGCTGTCGCCGCCGCGCTGGCCGCGGTCAGGGAGGCCGGACGCGGCGACGAGGCCCTGCTCCTGCTCGACCCCGCCGACGAGGCCGGCGGACGCCACCCGCTCGCCGGCCTGCCCCTCGCCGAGGAACGCTACCCTCCCAAGGCGCCGCTCACCGTGTACGTGTGCCGCGCCGGCGCCTGCGACCTGCCGGTCCACGACCCTGCGGCCGTGAGGCGTGCCATGCTGGCCGCGTAG
- a CDS encoding peptidylprolyl isomerase, with product MKRLVERPLARTGLMALLALLLIAVPAAAQQPEPPAPEQPDAAAEAVPAPAPGDEDPVLLRLGDTEERLSDIVWRFDVAMRSFAAGQGIPYTDDLAARLRGLLPQYIQQRGTELVLLREAERRGLAPDEEAVQETLDRLRSSVAEEDYAAALADAGFPSEEDLVTLIREADLIGQVVQAIRDESQPTDEEVRVRYLADIDRYTQPETYCARHILVADQGLAQELVDRVRAGEDFAALASEHGTDSTASRGGDLGCFQRGTMVAPFEEAVVSAEVGAVTGPVETQFGYHALLVYDHRPATVLPLDDVRDAVAESVAADAASAVVQGLVRGSGLVSYPERLEPVPAEEPPPAPDEPPAPVPGAPPAGEAPAAPDEPPAPAPPAE from the coding sequence GTGAAGAGACTCGTCGAGCGTCCGCTCGCGCGGACGGGGCTCATGGCCCTGCTCGCCCTCCTCCTCATCGCGGTCCCCGCCGCAGCGCAGCAGCCCGAGCCGCCCGCCCCGGAGCAGCCGGACGCGGCGGCGGAGGCCGTGCCCGCGCCGGCGCCCGGCGACGAGGACCCCGTCCTGCTGCGCCTCGGCGACACCGAGGAGCGGCTGAGCGACATCGTGTGGCGCTTCGACGTGGCCATGCGCAGCTTCGCCGCCGGCCAGGGCATCCCCTACACAGACGACCTGGCGGCGCGCCTGAGAGGACTGCTGCCCCAGTACATCCAGCAGCGCGGCACCGAGCTCGTGCTGCTGCGCGAGGCCGAGCGTCGCGGGCTGGCGCCCGACGAGGAGGCCGTGCAGGAGACCCTCGACAGGCTCCGCTCCTCGGTCGCCGAGGAGGACTACGCCGCCGCCCTGGCCGACGCCGGGTTCCCCAGCGAGGAGGACCTCGTCACGCTGATCCGCGAGGCCGACCTCATCGGCCAGGTGGTGCAGGCGATCCGCGACGAGTCGCAGCCGACCGACGAGGAGGTGCGCGTCAGGTACCTCGCCGACATCGACCGCTACACGCAGCCCGAGACCTACTGCGCCCGGCACATCCTCGTCGCCGACCAGGGGCTGGCGCAGGAGCTCGTCGACAGGGTCAGGGCCGGCGAGGACTTCGCGGCCCTGGCGAGCGAGCACGGCACCGACAGCACGGCCAGTCGGGGCGGCGACCTCGGCTGCTTCCAGCGCGGCACGATGGTCGCCCCGTTCGAGGAGGCCGTCGTGAGCGCAGAGGTCGGCGCGGTCACCGGGCCCGTCGAGACGCAGTTCGGCTACCACGCCCTGCTCGTCTACGACCACAGGCCCGCCACGGTGCTGCCGCTCGACGACGTGCGCGACGCCGTGGCCGAGAGCGTGGCCGCCGACGCCGCCTCCGCCGTCGTGCAGGGCCTGGTGCGCGGCTCGGGGCTCGTCAGCTACCCCGAGCGTTTGGAGCCGGTCCCCGCCGAGGAACCGCCCCCGGCTCCGGACGAGCCGCCGGCACCGGTGCCGGGGGCGCCGCCCGCCGGGGAGGCTCCGGCCGCCCCGGACGAGCCGCCCGCCCCGGCACCGCCCGCCGAGTGA
- a CDS encoding DnaJ C-terminal domain-containing protein, whose amino-acid sequence MAEYKDYYAVLGVDRNSSQDDIRRAFRRLAAKHHPDRNPDDPGAEERFKEINEAYAVLSDPEKRRLYDAYGRTGSVPDFARAAPFGGQGTTFYTNVSPEEFAGFSDFFQSLFGSFMAGGPRAASGGVPDDPFAFGRVGSRATRPADAEARLDLGLLDAYRGGPTTIRVGDKPLEVNVPAGIRDGTKLRLRGQAPGGGDLLLQVRHLPHPLWRLDGDHLRVQVRVPDDVAALGGVVKVETLDGVVELTVPEGSSSGRVLRLRGQGWPKRGGGRGDLLAEVRVTVPETLTPEQRELYERLRAAREGRAVA is encoded by the coding sequence GTGGCCGAGTACAAGGACTACTACGCGGTGTTGGGCGTCGACAGGAACTCGTCGCAGGACGACATCAGGCGCGCGTTCCGCAGGCTCGCCGCCAAGCACCACCCCGACCGCAACCCCGACGACCCGGGCGCCGAGGAGCGCTTCAAGGAGATCAACGAGGCGTACGCGGTCCTCTCCGACCCCGAGAAGCGGCGGCTCTACGACGCCTACGGACGCACCGGCAGCGTCCCCGACTTCGCCCGCGCCGCGCCGTTCGGCGGCCAGGGCACGACGTTCTACACGAACGTCTCGCCCGAGGAGTTCGCCGGCTTCTCCGACTTCTTCCAGAGCCTGTTCGGCAGCTTCATGGCCGGCGGACCGCGCGCCGCCTCCGGCGGCGTGCCCGACGACCCGTTCGCTTTCGGCCGCGTGGGCTCGCGCGCGACCAGGCCCGCCGACGCCGAGGCGCGGCTCGACCTCGGGCTCCTCGACGCCTACCGCGGCGGGCCCACGACGATCCGCGTCGGCGACAAGCCGCTCGAGGTCAACGTGCCGGCCGGCATCCGCGACGGCACGAAGCTCCGCCTGCGCGGCCAGGCCCCCGGCGGCGGCGACCTCCTGCTCCAGGTCAGGCACCTGCCGCACCCGCTCTGGCGCCTAGACGGCGACCACCTGCGCGTCCAGGTCAGGGTGCCCGACGACGTCGCCGCCCTGGGCGGCGTCGTGAAGGTCGAGACGCTCGACGGCGTCGTGGAGCTGACCGTGCCCGAGGGCAGCTCCAGCGGCCGCGTGCTGAGGCTGCGCGGCCAGGGCTGGCCGAAGCGCGGCGGCGGACGCGGCGACCTCCTCGCCGAGGTGCGCGTGACGGTGCCGGAGACGCTCACGCCCGAGCAGCGCGAGCTCTACGAGCGCCTGCGGGCGGCCCGCGAGGGCCGAGCCGTCGCCTAG
- a CDS encoding nucleotide exchange factor GrpE: protein MTDETDRDTAATAGVDAPAADREAPSEGEVEILRDELRRAQERLEALQREVEETRDRYLRARAEFENYRRRMEGELAREREAGVDSMVLPVLNVYDDLERALEAAGTAGLEGPFVTGVRAVRDSLLRQLDSLGITPVGLKGEQFDPERHEALAVVPAGPEAADGAIVQVHSAGFVKGDRLIRPAKVIVAKEGA, encoded by the coding sequence GTGACCGACGAGACCGACAGGGATACCGCTGCCACGGCGGGGGTGGACGCCCCCGCCGCCGACCGTGAGGCGCCGAGCGAGGGCGAGGTCGAGATCCTGCGCGACGAGCTGCGCCGCGCCCAGGAGCGCCTCGAGGCGCTGCAGCGCGAGGTCGAGGAGACCCGCGACCGCTACCTGCGCGCCAGGGCCGAGTTCGAGAACTACCGGCGCCGCATGGAGGGCGAGCTGGCCCGCGAGCGCGAGGCCGGCGTCGACAGCATGGTGCTGCCCGTGCTCAACGTCTACGACGACCTCGAGCGCGCGCTGGAGGCGGCCGGCACCGCCGGCCTGGAGGGGCCCTTCGTCACCGGGGTGCGGGCGGTGCGCGACTCGCTGCTGCGGCAGCTCGACTCGCTGGGCATCACGCCCGTCGGCCTCAAGGGCGAGCAGTTCGACCCCGAGAGGCACGAGGCCCTGGCCGTCGTGCCGGCCGGTCCGGAAGCGGCCGACGGCGCCATCGTGCAGGTCCACTCGGCCGGGTTCGTCAAGGGCGACAGGCTCATCAGGCCGGCGAAGGTGATAGTCGCCAAGGAAGGCGCCTGA
- the dnaK gene encoding molecular chaperone DnaK, translated as MAKAVGIDLGTTNSVIAVIEGGEPTVLVNSEGNRTTPSVVAFKDDQRLVGQVAKRQAVLNPKGTLFEVKRFIGRTWEEVKEEAERAPYEVVKGPDGGVRFVVGDKQYTPEEISAMVLRKLVDDASERLGEKVTKAVITVPAYFNNSQREATQNAGKIAGLEVLRIVNEPTAAALAYGLDKKGNETVLVFDLGGGTFDVSVLEVGDGVFEVRSTSGDTHLGGSDMDHAIVDWLAEEFKAEYNVDLRKDKQALQRLIEAAEKAKIELSGLPETTISLPFIAMDPASNAPLYLEKKLTRAKFEELVQPLLARIKGPVEQALKDAKLERSQIDEVILVGGATRVPAVKRIVKDLLGKEPNQSVNPDEVVALGAAVQAGVLTGAVEDIVLLDVTPLSLGIETKGGVFTKLIERNTTIPVRKTEVFSTADHNQTTAPIHVLQGERPMARDNKSLGRFNLEGIPPMPAGMPQIEVTYDIDANGILHVTAREKSTGKEASITIQNTTTLSEDEVDRMVKEAEQHAEEDRKLREMAEAKNQLDGLRLQAQKALEDASGATDDQKKPLQEAVDEAKRLLDGSPAKDEVEQKTRELAEKLQAFMQATAQQPGQQPEGGQQGGQGDDEEVIDADFKPAG; from the coding sequence ATGGCCAAGGCCGTAGGCATCGACCTGGGGACGACGAACAGCGTCATCGCCGTCATCGAGGGCGGCGAGCCGACCGTCCTCGTGAACTCCGAGGGCAACCGCACCACGCCCTCGGTGGTGGCATTCAAGGACGACCAGCGCCTGGTGGGCCAGGTGGCCAAGCGCCAGGCCGTGCTGAACCCGAAGGGCACGCTCTTCGAGGTCAAGCGCTTCATCGGACGCACCTGGGAAGAGGTCAAGGAGGAGGCCGAGCGCGCCCCCTACGAGGTCGTCAAGGGCCCAGACGGCGGCGTGCGCTTCGTCGTGGGCGACAAGCAGTACACGCCGGAGGAGATCTCGGCCATGGTGCTGCGCAAGCTCGTCGACGACGCCTCCGAGCGCCTGGGCGAGAAGGTGACGAAGGCCGTCATCACGGTGCCTGCCTACTTCAACAACTCGCAGCGCGAGGCCACGCAGAACGCCGGCAAGATCGCCGGGCTCGAGGTCCTGCGCATCGTCAACGAGCCCACGGCCGCCGCCCTGGCCTACGGGCTCGACAAGAAGGGCAACGAGACGGTCCTCGTCTTCGACCTCGGGGGCGGCACCTTCGACGTCTCGGTGCTCGAGGTCGGTGACGGCGTCTTCGAGGTCCGCTCCACCTCGGGCGACACGCACCTCGGCGGCTCCGACATGGACCACGCGATCGTCGACTGGCTGGCCGAGGAGTTCAAGGCCGAGTACAACGTCGACCTCCGCAAGGACAAGCAGGCGCTGCAGCGCCTGATCGAGGCCGCCGAGAAGGCGAAGATCGAGCTCTCGGGCCTGCCCGAGACGACGATCAGCCTGCCGTTCATCGCCATGGACCCGGCCTCGAACGCGCCCCTCTACCTCGAGAAGAAGCTGACGCGCGCGAAGTTCGAGGAGCTGGTCCAGCCCCTGCTCGCCCGCATCAAGGGGCCGGTCGAGCAGGCCCTCAAGGACGCGAAGCTCGAGCGCTCGCAGATCGACGAGGTGATCCTCGTGGGCGGCGCCACGCGCGTCCCGGCGGTCAAGCGCATCGTCAAGGACCTCCTCGGCAAGGAGCCGAACCAGAGCGTCAACCCCGACGAGGTCGTGGCGCTCGGCGCGGCGGTCCAGGCCGGCGTGCTCACCGGCGCCGTCGAGGACATCGTGCTGCTCGACGTCACGCCGCTCTCGCTCGGCATCGAGACCAAGGGCGGGGTGTTCACGAAGCTGATCGAGAGGAACACGACGATCCCGGTCCGCAAGACCGAGGTCTTCTCGACGGCGGACCACAACCAGACCACGGCGCCGATCCACGTGCTGCAGGGCGAGCGGCCGATGGCGCGCGACAACAAGTCGCTCGGCCGCTTCAACCTCGAGGGCATCCCGCCCATGCCCGCCGGCATGCCGCAGATCGAGGTCACCTACGACATCGACGCCAACGGCATCCTGCACGTCACGGCCCGCGAGAAGTCGACGGGCAAGGAGGCCTCCATCACGATCCAGAACACCACGACCCTCAGCGAGGACGAGGTGGACCGGATGGTCAAGGAGGCCGAGCAGCACGCCGAGGAGGACCGCAAGCTGCGCGAGATGGCCGAGGCCAAGAACCAGCTCGACGGCCTCAGGCTCCAGGCGCAGAAGGCCCTCGAGGACGCCAGCGGGGCCACCGACGACCAGAAGAAGCCGCTGCAGGAGGCGGTCGACGAGGCCAAGCGCCTGCTCGACGGCAGCCCCGCCAAGGACGAGGTCGAGCAGAAGACCCGCGAGCTGGCCGAGAAGCTGCAGGCCTTCATGCAGGCGACCGCGCAGCAGCCGGGCCAGCAGCCCGAGGGCGGTCAGCAGGGCGGCCAGGGCGACGACGAAGAGGTCATCGACGCCGACTTCAAGCCAGCGGGCTGA